A single region of the Anabaena sphaerica FACHB-251 genome encodes:
- a CDS encoding lipid-A-disaccharide synthase-related protein, whose amino-acid sequence MSDLSPLPLVANSLDTTSRLQLLVLSNGHGEDIIAVRIIRELQGLSSPPDIFALPIVGEGLAYQQLNVPCIGAVQTMPSGGFIYMDSRQLMRDVQGGLVQLTWKQIQAVRRWVSSQTKLGNQKAILAVGDIVPLLFAAISGANYAFVGTAKSEYYVRDELGLLARKSKSARWENFSGSIYHPWERWLMSRRRCRAVFPRDALTTEILRKWPIPAFDLGNPMMDGLESTLRIPRFYHADVEQQEIVRPLIVTLLPGSRANEAYANWEMIMMAVSALMESFREREMVFLGAIAPGLDRNILSQTLKIQGWQNWDQSPIQLADANALIFKQRNAYLILTQQAYNDCLHLGDLAIAMAGTATEQFIGLGKPAIAIPGKGPQYNPAFAEAQSRLLGASLILVDQPAKVPQVMQSLFKNPDVLHEIAENGVKRMGRPGAAKRIAQCLQERLR is encoded by the coding sequence ATGAGTGATTTATCCCCATTACCTTTAGTTGCAAACTCTCTAGATACTACTTCTCGGTTACAGTTACTGGTTTTAAGTAATGGTCATGGAGAAGATATTATTGCTGTGCGTATAATCAGGGAACTGCAAGGGCTATCTTCGCCACCTGATATCTTTGCTTTACCGATAGTGGGTGAAGGACTTGCTTACCAACAGTTAAATGTACCGTGTATTGGTGCGGTGCAGACGATGCCTTCTGGTGGTTTTATTTATATGGATAGTCGTCAACTGATGCGGGATGTGCAGGGTGGTTTGGTGCAACTGACTTGGAAGCAGATTCAAGCTGTGCGTCGTTGGGTGAGTTCACAAACCAAATTAGGTAATCAAAAGGCTATTTTAGCTGTGGGGGATATTGTACCGCTGTTATTTGCAGCTATCAGTGGTGCAAATTATGCTTTTGTGGGAACGGCAAAATCTGAATATTATGTGCGGGATGAGTTGGGTTTATTAGCGAGAAAGTCAAAATCGGCACGGTGGGAAAATTTTTCTGGTTCAATTTACCATCCTTGGGAAAGGTGGTTGATGAGTCGTCGTCGTTGTCGTGCCGTGTTTCCTAGAGATGCGCTAACGACGGAAATATTAAGAAAATGGCCGATTCCGGCTTTTGATTTGGGAAATCCGATGATGGACGGTTTAGAATCGACGTTGAGAATCCCTAGATTTTATCATGCTGATGTTGAACAACAAGAGATTGTTCGTCCTTTAATTGTGACTTTGCTTCCTGGTTCCCGTGCAAATGAAGCTTATGCTAACTGGGAAATGATAATGATGGCTGTATCGGCTTTGATGGAGAGTTTCCGGGAACGAGAGATGGTGTTTTTAGGGGCGATCGCTCCCGGTTTAGATAGGAATATTTTATCTCAAACTTTAAAAATTCAAGGTTGGCAAAACTGGGATCAATCTCCTATTCAACTTGCCGATGCTAATGCTTTGATCTTTAAACAAAGAAATGCTTATCTCATTCTCACCCAACAAGCTTATAATGACTGTTTACATTTGGGAGATTTAGCGATCGCTATGGCAGGTACAGCGACCGAACAATTTATTGGTTTAGGTAAACCTGCGATCGCTATTCCGGGTAAAGGTCCTCAATATAACCCTGCTTTTGCTGAAGCTCAAAGTCGTCTTTTAGGAGCATCTTTAATCCTAGTAGACCAACCTGCAAAAGTTCCTCAAGTCATGCAATCCCTGTTCAAAAATCCCGATGTTTTACATGAAATTGCCGAAAATGGAGTTAAGCGGATGGGGAGGCCAGGTGCTGCGAAACGTATTGCCCAATGTTTGCAAGAAAGATTG